AAGCTATAAGTAACTGTCCAAAATAAACAACGTAAAACTTTTTCATTGCTTTCAAAAAGTAGTGAAAATTTCTATTATCAACATTTAAAAATTAGAAAAATGACACAGTTACAAATGATTGACAAAACAAAATATATAGCTCAACAAGACGAAAATGTTTCCGCCGTTTTTATGTATGGTTCATTTACCAAAAACGAAGGAGACAAATATTCTGACATCGAATTTTACATCTTCTTGAAAAATAAAGAAAATTTCTCGACAGAAAAATGGGTAAATCAAATTCATCCTTTGGCTTTATATTTTACAAACGAATATGGAAGTGAAGTTGCTATTTTCGAGAATATGGTCAGAGGAGAATTCCATTTTTTAAAAACGGAGGAAATTGAAATTATCAAATCTTGGGACGGAATTGTTGAATTTAGCGATTTTGACCAAATGAACCTAACCGACAAAGATGGACTTTTAACGAAAACGCTTAATCAAATCAAAACGAAATCGCCCGAAAGAATAACAAATGAAAATATTTTGTGGTTAAGCCAATCATTACTGAATGTTGTACTGACAACAAGCAACTTGATTAAACGAGAAGAATTTGCTCACGCTCATCACAGTTTATCAAATGTGCAGAAATACTTGCTTTGGCTTATAAGAGCAAGAACAAGCAAAACGCAACATTGGGAAAGTCCGACTAAAAGTCTCGAAAAGGACATTGACACGATTTGGTATTCAGAGTATAAAAAAGTAACATCAGATTTAAATCCCAAAAACATCGTTTTGGCTTTTGAGAACTCATTAAATTTATCGGAAAAACTATTTGATGAACTAAATATTGAACCCAAACTGAAAGAAATCCTACACAAAATAAGATAAAAAAACTACCGCCAACATCGGTTTTGCAAAAGAGCGGGTTAAGTGGTTAATTCAAGGTTTGTGCATTTAATCCGCAAAACCATTTTTTATTTGCTTTTAAAATGTAAATTAGCAAATAGAAAAAATGGTTTTGCTAACGTTGGTGCAAAGTTGAAAGTTAGTGCTTTATTTGCCGCTCCTTCGCAAAGCCTCAAAACGTTAGCGGTAGTAGTATTTTTGTTTATTATTTTTCCACTGATTATAAGCAGCTCTTCCTAAGTATTCATCAGTATCTCCATATAAAGGCCATTTAATATCTAAATCATATAAGGGTTCGAAAGGTAAAGGTCCATTATATATAATTTCAGGATTTATATTCCCAATAATTTTGAAGTTATTTTTATTTCGCCTTGTATAAACGCCAATTGCAATTTCTTTCTTGTAAAATTCTTTATTCCCATTTAAACTATATTTTCTTTCAAATTCAAGTGGTTTCAAGTCTATTAATATTAAATCAGAAAATTCAATTTCGTAATCAAAAATTAGTGGAGTAATAGCTATATGACATCTTGGATGCGATTCTGGTGTTTTTTCTGTTTCACTCAAAACAATTGCAATTCCATAATATCCATTTTCAGGATTTGTTAGTATTACATCCCCTTTGTTAAACAACTTAATTTTTGACATATCTATCTTTTACTATTACCGCTAACGGGCCGCGTATTGGCGATAGTGGCGGTTTAGAAAGCCTAAACTTTCAATTTTGCACTAAGCTAAGCAACAGCCTTTTATTATTTTCTAAATTTATGAAAAAAGGAAATATAAAAGGCTGTTGCGACAAAAAAAGGAGAAACTTTCAATCTCTCCATTAAACCGCCATTTCGCCAATGCGATGTTGTACGACGTTTTTATTGTTTTTTCAGAAAATTACTTACTTCCGTGAAATAATCTGAGCCATAATATTTCATAAATTCTCCATTAGTTTTTAAGATGAAAAATGCTCTGCAATTTTCCTTTAGTGTAAATATGTTTTTCTCAAAAAATCCTGAATCTAAAATAAAAATATTTTTATCTTGAATTCTTTCTTTATGCAATGCATTGGAAGTATATATAAAAAAATCAATTGTGTTATTTTCTTTTGAAATTTTTGATGATATTTTGATGGTATTTTGGATAACACCCAAAGCATTCCTCTCTTTTAAACCATATTCATAGCAGTTTACACCATATTGATAAAAATGAATTAAAATCGCTTTTTCTTCAGGTATTTCAACTTTAAGTTCTTTTAATATTTCTTTTCGGGTTTCTTTATATTCTTCAGGATTTAGTTTTCCTACAAAAGACTTTATACTAGATATAAAATCATTATTAATTTTAGTGTTAATTTTTGAACCTATCGAATTTTGAGCAAAACCAAATGTGCAATTTATGATTGAGATTATTAAATATAATTTGTTGATTTTCATTTAGGAGAGTGTTTTGGTAAAATGTTGTACAACTCTCAAATATACGCAACTTTCTATAAAACCCAAATAAAAAGTAAAATAGACGCTATTTACTGAAAGTGAGTAAATTAATCATAATAATTAATTGCATATTTAGAATTGTTTGTGGATTTTTTTTGTGTGATTTTAAATTCAAATAAAGTTTTATGTTAACAAATAAGAGTATTCCTGAAATTATAATTGGCCATAAAAACATATAAAAATCGAGTGGATTTTCTTTTATATTTTTTAGACTATCAAACATATTTTTCCAACCTTGAGTTCCAATCAATACTGAAATGAAAGAAAAATACCCTACGCTACTTAAAAATAGAACTAATATTTTTAGTCATAATTTTGATTTAAGTTTCGTGAAAATCAGCTATATCCTCAATTCGTACTTGCAGCTTACTCCCTACTTAAAGGCAGGATGAAGGCAAGATGAAGGCAACATAGTGGCAGCAGAGAGGCAGTAGAGTGTATACAATACTTTTTTTTGGACGGTTTATAATTTGAAAAAAGGAAACTCATTGCGCGCGAGGTTTGTATTTTCACTGCATGGAATGATTAGGCGGTGACGATTTGCTGAATCAAGCAAATGGGCAGCGGCTACTTTTGGGTTATGAACTCGGGAAAGGTTTCGCGAAGCGAAATAAATTAGTCAAAAAAAAAAAGGAAAACATCACTATTTTCCTTCTCTATTATTCTACTATTGGTTCTATTAAAATTTTGACTCGATAATTTGCATCACTTTATCGACTGTTTCTTCGAGATTCATCTGCGAATTGTCAACTTCTATGGCATCACCTGCTTTGCGAAGGGGTGAATAATCACGGTGAGAATCGATATAATCTCTTTCGTTCACATTTTTTAGTACCTCATCTAACGGAATGTCTTTTCCTTGCTGCTGATATTCTAAAAAGCGACGCTTTGCTCGTACTTCTGGCGAAGCTGTTACAAAAATCTTGACATCAGCTTTTGGAAAAACTGTTGTTCCGATATCGCGACCGTCCATCACAATACCACCTTTTTCGCCCATCTGTTGCTGTAAAGCCACGCAATAATCGCGAACTGCAGGAATTTCGGAAATTGGACTAACCATTTTAGAAACTTGCATGGTGCGAATCTCATCTTCAACATTTATTCCATTCAGGTATGTTAAATTCTTTTGTGTTAAAGAATCTTGTATAAATTCTATCTTAATGTTAGATAAATTGGCTATTAATGATGTTTCATCAATTTTATTCTCAGCAATATACTGATGCTGAAACGCATATAAGGTTACGGCGCGATACATTGCACCACTATCAATGTGAGTATAACCAAGATTTTTTGCAATAATTTTTGACATCGAACTTTTTCCGGTAGAAGAATATCCGTCGATTGCAATAATTAAATTTTCTTTCATCTAAATAGAAATTGAAGACAAAGATAAGATTTTATAGTGGTTTGAAAAGTTTTTATAACCAAGGATTACTTCTCCAATAATCACGACCTTGAATAATGCGGTCTAAATTAATGATTAGTCCAAAATGATTAGAGCCACCAGATTTGTGGTAATTCGCGTGTCCAAACTCGAATCGGAAAGCATTCACTCGAATTCCAAAACCATACGTTAATCCAGATAATGAGCGAACTCCCTCGGCTGCTAACTCATTTCCTCGTTTGAAATTATACCCTATTCGCATGTTAAAATCTGAATTTGGAAACAACTCTGCTCCTACTGAAACGTGATCCATCATTTTTCGTCCATTAGATACTTCTTGTCCACTCTTATTATAGGATTGAGAAATATCAAATTTCTGTAAATCGTGCAAAGAAAATGTAAATTCTAACGGAACATGTTCCAATCGATGTGAGATTCCTAAGTTAACTTGCGTTGGCATGTCTTCTTTTTTTCCATTGTACGTTTGGATTTGTCCTCCGATATTACGCACAACCAGCGATACATTGATATTTTTATCGAAATCATGATAGGATAATCCTACATCTCCAGCTA
This portion of the Empedobacter stercoris genome encodes:
- the cmk gene encoding (d)CMP kinase, whose product is MKENLIIAIDGYSSTGKSSMSKIIAKNLGYTHIDSGAMYRAVTLYAFQHQYIAENKIDETSLIANLSNIKIEFIQDSLTQKNLTYLNGINVEDEIRTMQVSKMVSPISEIPAVRDYCVALQQQMGEKGGIVMDGRDIGTTVFPKADVKIFVTASPEVRAKRRFLEYQQQGKDIPLDEVLKNVNERDYIDSHRDYSPLRKAGDAIEVDNSQMNLEETVDKVMQIIESKF
- the porQ gene encoding type IX secretion system protein PorQ, translated to MFKNLSTLLFIALSSSIFAQDGTRVYEFLNITTSPRQAALGGNAATSWDADPNSSLWNPALMNRDMHGQFGINYVNYIADVDFGTFSTVYEIDQENYLSVHGQYVDYGKLIGTDESGNITGNFKANDAAITVGYARVLGDYWTIGANVKYINSTIESYKSSAIAGDVGLSYHDFDKNINVSLVVRNIGGQIQTYNGKKEDMPTQVNLGISHRLEHVPLEFTFSLHDLQKFDISQSYNKSGQEVSNGRKMMDHVSVGAELFPNSDFNMRIGYNFKRGNELAAEGVRSLSGLTYGFGIRVNAFRFEFGHANYHKSGGSNHFGLIINLDRIIQGRDYWRSNPWL
- the lnu(H) gene encoding lincosamide nucleotidyltransferase Lnu(H); its protein translation is MTQLQMIDKTKYIAQQDENVSAVFMYGSFTKNEGDKYSDIEFYIFLKNKENFSTEKWVNQIHPLALYFTNEYGSEVAIFENMVRGEFHFLKTEEIEIIKSWDGIVEFSDFDQMNLTDKDGLLTKTLNQIKTKSPERITNENILWLSQSLLNVVLTTSNLIKREEFAHAHHSLSNVQKYLLWLIRARTSKTQHWESPTKSLEKDIDTIWYSEYKKVTSDLNPKNIVLAFENSLNLSEKLFDELNIEPKLKEILHKIR